A genome region from Anastrepha ludens isolate Willacy chromosome 3, idAnaLude1.1, whole genome shotgun sequence includes the following:
- the LOC128857588 gene encoding piggyBac transposable element-derived protein 3-like, producing the protein MLDFIQELDEAEDQNQLCDIPTTLYIEPPVDGNESGEDDAEDDCAGIPDNVCPAQLRGGCEVVMAIGRRMQGFDEEENMGAPNPGDLPVIEVEDTYNEKEDEEATANRSESSMRKRLRKIEPKPSNVALPSGNKETIFEWVKKKSSSLIPIFPRANYEDCRHSLPHEQFEKFFDGTLLEYICEQSALYSVEQNRPNPNITVSELRAFIGILIVTGYNYHSNYKHLWSQDEDIRNNLVSNTMRRNRFQEILQNLPFEENSKACSKDGPNPDKMWKLRPLTDHLKAKMIENFHPEQNLSFDESMISYFGKHGCK; encoded by the exons ATGCTTGATTTCATTCAAGAACTCGATGAAGCAGAAGATCAAAATCAACTGTGTGATATTCCAACCACTCTTTATATCGAGCCTCCTGTGGATGGCAACGAATCTGGCGAAGATGACGCTGAAGATGATTGTGCGGGCATTCCAGATAATGTTTGCCCGGCTCAGCTAAGAGGTGGCTGCGAAGTTGTTATGGCTATTGGGCGACGTATGCAAGGTTTCGATGAAGAGGAGAATATGGGAG CACCAAATCCAGGAGATTTGCCTGTTATTGAGGTTGAAGACACTTATAATGAGAAGGAGGATGAAGAAGCAACGGCTAATCGTTCAGAATCTTCAATGAGGAAGCGCTTACGTAAAATTGAACCGAAACCTTCAAACGTTGCATTGCCATCAGGAAACAAGGAAACTATATTTGAATGGGTCAAGAAGAAATCGTCATCTCTAATTCCAATTTTTCCAAGAGCAAATTACGAAGATTGTCGCCATTCACTGCCACACGaacagtttgaaaaattttttgatgGCACATTATTGGAATATATTTGCGAACAAAGTGCGTTATATTCGGTGGAACAGAATAGACCGAACCCAAATATAACAGTCAGCGAACTTAGAGCATTCATAGGCATATTGATCGTCACTGGCTACAATTATCACTCCAATTACAAACATTTGTGGAGTCAGGATGAAGACATTCGGAACAATCTTGTCAGTAACACCATGCGTCGGAATCGTTTTCAAGAGATTTTGCAAAATCTCCCCTTCGAAGAAAATTCCAAGGCTTGTTCAAAAGACGGTCCAAATCCTGACAAAATGTGGAAACTGCGTCCTCTTACGGatcatttgaaagcaaaaatgatagaaaatttccATCCGGAACAAAATCTTTCTTTCGACGAAAGTATGATATCCTATTTTGGTAAACATGGATGCAAGTAA
- the LOC128858387 gene encoding uncharacterized protein LOC128858387 isoform X1, translated as MMLRTRPARNACLLTLLAISILASLPRALSIEQKQNIPAYYLVPPPLPTPQHLKHQNAPAHQAIETVAAPSHTSNNAVEPPGFMSRIARWFGFGAAEQNQLANGFSSDGKQTYSYPQPLGPDGKPCNLCNKYPWVPMFPLGQQYQAAVGANDHHAEKNPQQHFEAQASQKYPQQQVLPFGSGNQLPSLKQRAVQFKFPAAYQPLPGAYKAPVANGPAAPPFLPISVPNLNLIAAPPIYNAQPFRLPYLTPAASTTTTTTTESALSSEQQLPSTEPAHFAENIGAPSELRPDSVRPEQTYTQPTRDRDPSFEIVKSHQITDFVSSVEYPISYEQSPSIDLGQQPAPVSQQSAKESVATVPYKHQTLSPNLHKHLPASQLVTELGSFAETQKTQQAQQTQSYQSTQPQGQEQYQPQSQQQAQVYQEPASSYQPTSKQLIPSSQPQQEFSQFSYTREPSTTFYTTPYVPQTQYEQHTYQPQRLPYELQGEDNFPSASSHNLTKVQHQQQNQDYTPWLPLTQTFPYTTTELPREFELSTQLSQFGEVNYITERAQETTQVQFLPSTQTQISQRSQEMKQDNRETPKRLLDSPIRHVHGLQNQPRPFTRDPSELNLRLPPAPSFIPERHSNHKHNFVDASFSTAPWLVTPLPPLPAYTGAPAAPTPTSTYSAIDASGQYAGMSPPTPPPHARHKGVHQIIIPYTTKNKPRPFEPTRMFSTTNQNTQLNTAFQKWSAQQNSVDIHEQQESKVVSAQLATETPPPEPPRRTTKYITKILASNLRDLLSREHEIAHQKSNSSSFDLSKLQKNIDDWTEQEYTSLSHRPSTPTIRGRSKHIPTEYLTTTTPSPRRPKTTISFFEESSVLPASVNDLQALLLERGSKRFELNQIDDEVDNRLLDTLESETATAASMTTRRTSTQHPPNSNGHAAPNFMHFGSDPHEPEPAELWRKAKVSISPQTHEKVYVVTPQPVFFPQRALTTSTTTTETPLGFRKSPRFVVRPTPGNGTNSSTAASSLYSPELFGLMGLSAYVPSKPVEIIDGNSKVFNIITSAPTNRPSGTTSSPMEFVKKGRRLRSTMSPSPR; from the exons ATGCTCAGAACGCGACCTGCTCGCAATGCTTGCCTACTTACCCTACTTGCCATCAGTATATTAGCGTCACTGCCACGCGCGCTCAGTATAGAACAGAAGCAAAATATTCCTGCATATTATCTGGTGCCACCACCCTTACCCACGCCACAGCATCTCAAACATCAAAATGCGCCCGCGCACCAAGCAATCGAAACTGTGGCGGCGCCTAGTCATACCTCCAATAATGCCGTTGAACCACCCGGTTTTATGTCACGCATTGCACGTTGGTTTGGCTTCGGAGCGGCCGAACAAAACCAGCTCGCAAATGGCTTCTCTTCTGACGGTAAACAGACATACAGTTACCCGCAACCCCTAGGACCGGATGGCAAACCATGTAATCTGTGCAATAAATACCCTTGGGTGCCTATGTTCCCGCTGGGACAGCAATATCAAGCAGCAGTGGGTGCTAATGATCatcatgcagaaaaaaacccACAACAGCACTTCGAAGCGCAAGCTTCACAGAAATACCCGCAACAGCAAGTGTTGCCATTCGGATCAGGTAATCAACTACCGTCGCTCAAGCAACGCGCCGTGCAGTTCAAATTCCCCGCAGCATATCAACCACTGCCCGGGGCCTACAAAGCCCCAGTGGCAAATGGCCCAGCGGCACCACCATTTCTTCCAATATCCGTGCCAAATCTGAATCTGATCGCCGCGCCACCCATTTACAATGCACAACCGTTTAGGTTGCCTTACTTGACGCCAGCGGcttccacaacaacaacaaccactacTGAATCAGCACTGAGCAGTGAGCAACAATTGCCCTCAACAGAGCCAGCACACTTCGCAGAAAATATTGGCGCACCTTCAGAACTGCGACCGGATAGTGTTAGACCGGAACAAACGTATACCCAGCCGACACGAGATCGTGATCCCAGCTTTGAGATAGTGAAAAGCCATCAAATAACGGATTTCGTCTCCTCAGTTGAATATCCGATAAGTTACGAACAATCGCCTTCTATTGATTTGGGTCAGCAGCCCGCACCTGTTAGTCAGCAATCGGCCAAGGAAAGTGTAGCCACCGTTCCATATAAACATCAAACTTTAAGTCCCAATTTGCATAAACATCTGCCTGCTTCGCAGTTAGTTACCGAATTAGGAAGTTTTGCTGAAACACAGAAGACGCAACAGGCACAGCAAACGCAGTCTTATCAGAGTACGCAACCACAAGGACAAGAACAATATCAGCCACAATCTCAACAACAGGCGCAAGTATATCAAGAGCCCGCTTCATCATATCAGCCAACATCAAAGCAACTGATACCATCTTCGCAACCCCAGCAGGAGTTCTCACAGTTTTCGTATACCCGCGAGCCTTCCACAACATTCTACACAACGCCATATGTGCCTCAAACGCAATATGAACAGCATACTTATCAACCTCAGCGATTGCCATATGAGCTCCAAGGCGAAGATAACTTCCCATCCGCGTCATCACACAACCTGACTAAAGTGCAACATCAGCAACAAAATCAAGACTACACACCTTGGTTGCCGTTAACGCAAACATTCCCTTATACGACCACTGAGCTGCCACGTGAATTTGAGCTGTCCACTCAGCTGTCTCAGTTTGGGGAGGTAAACTATATAACTGAGCGTGCGCAAGAGACTACACAAGTACAGTTTCTGCCTTCCACACAAACCCAGATATCACAACGGTCACAAGAGATGAAACAAGATAATCGTGAAACCCCAAAGCGCTTGCTAGATTCTCCCATACGCCATGTACATGGGTTACAAAATCAACCGCGACCTTTTACACGCGACCCCAGCGAATTGAATCTGCGACTACCGCCCGCACCGTCTTTCATACCTGAGCGTCATTCCAATCACAAGCACAATTTCGTGGATGCGTCCTTTTCTACCGCGCCTTGGCTAGTGACGCCACTGCCACCTTTGCCCGCATATACAGGTGCGCCTGCTGCACCTACACCTACCTCCACTTACAGTGCCATCGACGCGAGCGGCCAATACGCTGGCATGTCACCACCTACACCTCCACCACACGCGCGTCACAAAGGCGTACACCAAATTATCATTCCCTATACAACGAAAAATAAGCCAAGACCATTCGAACCGACACGCATGTTTTCAACAACTAACCAGAACACGCAGCTCAATACCGCTTTCCAGAAGTGGTCAGCACAACAGAACAGCGTTGATATACACGAACAACAAGAGTCGAAAGTAGTGAGTGCTCAACTGGCCACTGAGACACCACCACCCGAACCACCTCGACGTACTACTAAATATATTACTAAAATACTCGCTTCCAATTTGCGCGATCTTCTGAGTCGCGAACATGAAATCGCACACCAAAAGTCGAACTCTTCCAGCTTCGACCTCTCCAAGCTGCAGAAGAATATCGACGACTGGACAGAGCAAGAATACACTTCGCTCTCACACCGTCCCAGCACACCGACAATACGAGGCCGTTCGAAGCACATACCAACAGAATATCTTACAACAACAACTCCTTCACCACGTCGGCCTAAGACCACCATCAGCTTCTTTGAAGAATCTTCGGTATTACCCGCATCAGTTaacgatttgcaagcgttgctcttGGAACGCGGGTCGAAACGTTTTGAGTTaaatcaaatcgatgatgaAGTTGATAATCGTTTATTGGACACGCTGGAGAGCGAAACAGCGACAGCAGCATCAATGACTACGAGACGCACATCTACACAGCATCCGCCGAATAGTAATGGTCATGCAGCACCAAATTTCATGCACTTCGGTTCCGATCCACATGAGCCAGAGCCGGCAGAACTTTGGCGCAAAGCCAAAGTGTCCATTTCGCCACAAACACACGAAAAGGTGTATGTGGTGACGCCACAGCCAGTGTTCTTTCCACAACGTGCGCTAACCACGTCCACCACAACCACCGAAACGCCGCTTGGTTTTAGAAAATCGCCGCGTTTTGTAGTGAGGCCAACACCTGGCAATG GCACCAACTCATCAACAGCGGCGTCCAGCCTTTACAGCCCCGAGCTCTTCGGTCTCATGGGCCTCTCAGCATATGTGCCCTCCAAGCCCGTGGAGATTATAGATGGCAATTCAAAA GTCTTCAATATCATAACGTCGGCgcccacaaatcgacccagtGGAACGACTTCTAGCCCCATGGAGTTCGTGAAGAAAGGAAGGCGACTGAGATCAACAATGTCCCCATCGCCAAGATAA
- the LOC128858387 gene encoding uncharacterized protein LOC128858387 isoform X2, which produces MLRTRPARNACLLTLLAISILASLPRALSIEQKQNIPAYYLVPPPLPTPQHLKHQNAPAHQAIETVAAPSHTSNNAVEPPGFMSRIARWFGFGAAEQNQLANGFSSDGKQTYSYPQPLGPDGKPCNLCNKYPWVPMFPLGQQYQAAVGANDHHAEKNPQQHFEAQASQKYPQQQVLPFGSGNQLPSLKQRAVQFKFPAAYQPLPGAYKAPVANGPAAPPFLPISVPNLNLIAAPPIYNAQPFRLPYLTPAASTTTTTTTESALSSEQQLPSTEPAHFAENIGAPSELRPDSVRPEQTYTQPTRDRDPSFEIVKSHQITDFVSSVEYPISYEQSPSIDLGQQPAPVSQQSAKESVATVPYKHQTLSPNLHKHLPASQLVTELGSFAETQKTQQAQQTQSYQSTQPQGQEQYQPQSQQQAQVYQEPASSYQPTSKQLIPSSQPQQEFSQFSYTREPSTTFYTTPYVPQTQYEQHTYQPQRLPYELQGEDNFPSASSHNLTKVQHQQQNQDYTPWLPLTQTFPYTTTELPREFELSTQLSQFGEVNYITERAQETTQVQFLPSTQTQISQRSQEMKQDNRETPKRLLDSPIRHVHGLQNQPRPFTRDPSELNLRLPPAPSFIPERHSNHKHNFVDASFSTAPWLVTPLPPLPAYTGAPAAPTPTSTYSAIDASGQYAGMSPPTPPPHARHKGVHQIIIPYTTKNKPRPFEPTRMFSTTNQNTQLNTAFQKWSAQQNSVDIHEQQESKVVSAQLATETPPPEPPRRTTKYITKILASNLRDLLSREHEIAHQKSNSSSFDLSKLQKNIDDWTEQEYTSLSHRPSTPTIRGRSKHIPTEYLTTTTPSPRRPKTTISFFEESSVLPASVNDLQALLLERGSKRFELNQIDDEVDNRLLDTLESETATAASMTTRRTSTQHPPNSNGHAAPNFMHFGSDPHEPEPAELWRKAKVSISPQTHEKVYVVTPQPVFFPQRALTTSTTTTETPLGFRKSPRFVVRPTPGNGTNSSTAASSLYSPELFGLMGLSAYVPSKPVEIIDGNSKVFNIITSAPTNRPSGTTSSPMEFVKKGRRLRSTMSPSPR; this is translated from the exons ATGCTCAGAACGCGACCTGCTCGCAATGCTTGCCTACTTACCCTACTTGCCATCAGTATATTAGCGTCACTGCCACGCGCGCTCAGTATAGAACAGAAGCAAAATATTCCTGCATATTATCTGGTGCCACCACCCTTACCCACGCCACAGCATCTCAAACATCAAAATGCGCCCGCGCACCAAGCAATCGAAACTGTGGCGGCGCCTAGTCATACCTCCAATAATGCCGTTGAACCACCCGGTTTTATGTCACGCATTGCACGTTGGTTTGGCTTCGGAGCGGCCGAACAAAACCAGCTCGCAAATGGCTTCTCTTCTGACGGTAAACAGACATACAGTTACCCGCAACCCCTAGGACCGGATGGCAAACCATGTAATCTGTGCAATAAATACCCTTGGGTGCCTATGTTCCCGCTGGGACAGCAATATCAAGCAGCAGTGGGTGCTAATGATCatcatgcagaaaaaaacccACAACAGCACTTCGAAGCGCAAGCTTCACAGAAATACCCGCAACAGCAAGTGTTGCCATTCGGATCAGGTAATCAACTACCGTCGCTCAAGCAACGCGCCGTGCAGTTCAAATTCCCCGCAGCATATCAACCACTGCCCGGGGCCTACAAAGCCCCAGTGGCAAATGGCCCAGCGGCACCACCATTTCTTCCAATATCCGTGCCAAATCTGAATCTGATCGCCGCGCCACCCATTTACAATGCACAACCGTTTAGGTTGCCTTACTTGACGCCAGCGGcttccacaacaacaacaaccactacTGAATCAGCACTGAGCAGTGAGCAACAATTGCCCTCAACAGAGCCAGCACACTTCGCAGAAAATATTGGCGCACCTTCAGAACTGCGACCGGATAGTGTTAGACCGGAACAAACGTATACCCAGCCGACACGAGATCGTGATCCCAGCTTTGAGATAGTGAAAAGCCATCAAATAACGGATTTCGTCTCCTCAGTTGAATATCCGATAAGTTACGAACAATCGCCTTCTATTGATTTGGGTCAGCAGCCCGCACCTGTTAGTCAGCAATCGGCCAAGGAAAGTGTAGCCACCGTTCCATATAAACATCAAACTTTAAGTCCCAATTTGCATAAACATCTGCCTGCTTCGCAGTTAGTTACCGAATTAGGAAGTTTTGCTGAAACACAGAAGACGCAACAGGCACAGCAAACGCAGTCTTATCAGAGTACGCAACCACAAGGACAAGAACAATATCAGCCACAATCTCAACAACAGGCGCAAGTATATCAAGAGCCCGCTTCATCATATCAGCCAACATCAAAGCAACTGATACCATCTTCGCAACCCCAGCAGGAGTTCTCACAGTTTTCGTATACCCGCGAGCCTTCCACAACATTCTACACAACGCCATATGTGCCTCAAACGCAATATGAACAGCATACTTATCAACCTCAGCGATTGCCATATGAGCTCCAAGGCGAAGATAACTTCCCATCCGCGTCATCACACAACCTGACTAAAGTGCAACATCAGCAACAAAATCAAGACTACACACCTTGGTTGCCGTTAACGCAAACATTCCCTTATACGACCACTGAGCTGCCACGTGAATTTGAGCTGTCCACTCAGCTGTCTCAGTTTGGGGAGGTAAACTATATAACTGAGCGTGCGCAAGAGACTACACAAGTACAGTTTCTGCCTTCCACACAAACCCAGATATCACAACGGTCACAAGAGATGAAACAAGATAATCGTGAAACCCCAAAGCGCTTGCTAGATTCTCCCATACGCCATGTACATGGGTTACAAAATCAACCGCGACCTTTTACACGCGACCCCAGCGAATTGAATCTGCGACTACCGCCCGCACCGTCTTTCATACCTGAGCGTCATTCCAATCACAAGCACAATTTCGTGGATGCGTCCTTTTCTACCGCGCCTTGGCTAGTGACGCCACTGCCACCTTTGCCCGCATATACAGGTGCGCCTGCTGCACCTACACCTACCTCCACTTACAGTGCCATCGACGCGAGCGGCCAATACGCTGGCATGTCACCACCTACACCTCCACCACACGCGCGTCACAAAGGCGTACACCAAATTATCATTCCCTATACAACGAAAAATAAGCCAAGACCATTCGAACCGACACGCATGTTTTCAACAACTAACCAGAACACGCAGCTCAATACCGCTTTCCAGAAGTGGTCAGCACAACAGAACAGCGTTGATATACACGAACAACAAGAGTCGAAAGTAGTGAGTGCTCAACTGGCCACTGAGACACCACCACCCGAACCACCTCGACGTACTACTAAATATATTACTAAAATACTCGCTTCCAATTTGCGCGATCTTCTGAGTCGCGAACATGAAATCGCACACCAAAAGTCGAACTCTTCCAGCTTCGACCTCTCCAAGCTGCAGAAGAATATCGACGACTGGACAGAGCAAGAATACACTTCGCTCTCACACCGTCCCAGCACACCGACAATACGAGGCCGTTCGAAGCACATACCAACAGAATATCTTACAACAACAACTCCTTCACCACGTCGGCCTAAGACCACCATCAGCTTCTTTGAAGAATCTTCGGTATTACCCGCATCAGTTaacgatttgcaagcgttgctcttGGAACGCGGGTCGAAACGTTTTGAGTTaaatcaaatcgatgatgaAGTTGATAATCGTTTATTGGACACGCTGGAGAGCGAAACAGCGACAGCAGCATCAATGACTACGAGACGCACATCTACACAGCATCCGCCGAATAGTAATGGTCATGCAGCACCAAATTTCATGCACTTCGGTTCCGATCCACATGAGCCAGAGCCGGCAGAACTTTGGCGCAAAGCCAAAGTGTCCATTTCGCCACAAACACACGAAAAGGTGTATGTGGTGACGCCACAGCCAGTGTTCTTTCCACAACGTGCGCTAACCACGTCCACCACAACCACCGAAACGCCGCTTGGTTTTAGAAAATCGCCGCGTTTTGTAGTGAGGCCAACACCTGGCAATG GCACCAACTCATCAACAGCGGCGTCCAGCCTTTACAGCCCCGAGCTCTTCGGTCTCATGGGCCTCTCAGCATATGTGCCCTCCAAGCCCGTGGAGATTATAGATGGCAATTCAAAA GTCTTCAATATCATAACGTCGGCgcccacaaatcgacccagtGGAACGACTTCTAGCCCCATGGAGTTCGTGAAGAAAGGAAGGCGACTGAGATCAACAATGTCCCCATCGCCAAGATAA